The following is a genomic window from Sphingobacterium spiritivorum.
TAAATCCGTTACAGCTAGATTTATAAAGAGGCTGTAATATAAAAAATATGTAAGTTATAAAGGGCGGTTTGTGGTTTACGTAATCACACCGCTTTTTCTCTGAGAGTTCATAGCTTTATTTTTAATATAACGGATTGTAATCTGTTTTTTAGTAATTAATTAATATAAGGTAAAACCACTTAGCAATCCTTTTTTGTGATTTTATGCAATCCATGCTCTTATAAGCGATGGCCTATAATTATTTTGGAAAAATATTAATTTAACATTAGCTTAGCATTACAATTATAACTTTGTGCTGTGGATGATACAATAATTCACAGTTAAAAGAATACTTAAATTTGGGATGGAAAGTCATGAATACGTGGTCCGATAAAGAATTGTTTGATGTAATTAAAAACAACAATACGCAAGCCTTTTCGATTTTGTTTGACAGGTACTCGGATATTCTTTTTCGTTTTATCCTGAAAAGAACACATTCTGTTACAGATACAGAAGATATTTTGCAGGAAGTATTTCTATCGTTATGGAACAGGCGTGCAAAAATCGAGGTAGGAGATTCCATATATCCATATCTGTTCAAAGCTGCACGTTACGAAGTAATAGACTGGATGGTCAAAAGTGAAAAACGCATAAAGCATTTTGAGCGGTTGGAGGTCAAAGCAGAAAAAGATATAATCTGTCCGCACAATAGTGAGGAAAAACTAATGGCCAAAGAGCTGGCCAAATTACTGGAAGATGAAGTCCAGAAGATGCCCGTCACTATGCGCTCTATATTTAACCTGAGCAGAGGAGAGGATATGTGTATAAAAGATATCGCCTGCCAATTGTCCATCTCAGAGCAAACAGTCAAAAACAATATTTCTCTGGCCATGTCACGTCTCAAAATCCTGGTCAAATAATTTTTTCAAATTTTTTCATTTTTCTTCGGTACTTTTTTCGGTTTAGTCAGGTTATATGGTTGTATGAATGAAGACAACCTGAATAAGCAGGCTAAAAAATTATTACAGAAATATCTGAATGGTCAATGTACTCCTGAAGAGGAGCAACAGGTGATGGAATGGTTCTATTCTTTTGAAGTAGAGGGGCCGGCAGTCCCTGAACAGGAAGATGTGCTCAAAAGATCCAAGTCGGCACTCCTGGATCAGATTCAGCTACAGGACGATAGGATAGTATCTCCCGGATTCTTCACATGGAAGCGTATGCTGATTGCTGCGGTTGCACTTATTGTTATGAGCGGAGTCTTAGGAATATACTGGAAAAACAACTCCTTGTCTGTAACTGCTGACCTGGCGGCTGTAATTCCGGACTCTACCGGGCAATACAAAAATGATATTATGCCTGGTTCTTCCTATGCTGTTATTACCTATCCCAATGGTAAACGTGAGACCTCTGCGGATTCGCAGGCTGATCACAGCCTGTCTTCATCTGCCGAAAACGGTATGTTGTCAGTAGAGGTTCCCAATGCCGGAAAATATAAAGTGATTCTGAGTGATGGTACACATGTCTGGCTCAATTCTTCCTCAACACTGACTTATCCGGCGACATTTGGTTCGGATCAGCGTATAGTGAAATTATCAGGAGAAGCCTATTTTGATGTTGCAAAGGATGCACACAGACCTTTCCGGATAGAGCTGAACGGGTCAGTAATAGAAGTACTGGGTACCAGTTTTAATGTCAATGCCTATACCGAAGAAATCAGTACCTCACTTGTAGAAGGAAAGGTGAAGATCATTACCGGTCAAAAGGAAACTTTCTTATCTCCCGGAAATGAAGCACTTATAAAAGGCAGTCATGTAGCTGTTGCACCCGCAGATATTCAAAAAAATACAGCATGGCAGAGAGGTGAATTTTATTTTGACAGTGATAATCTGGAAGAGATTATCAACCAGGTGGCAAGATGGTACGATGTGGAAATTGTAAATGCGGACTCTTTAACAGTAAACACTACGTATAAAGGTGCCATTAGCAGAGAGATGAAACTGTCAGAAGTACTGAATATACTGTCATCGGCCACGCAACGCAGATTTGAAATAGACGGACGTAGAGTCATCGTAAAATAATGAACGATAGTAATTATTAATCTAAACCACAAGAATATGAATCGAACCTGAGGTATCTGACTTAGTGCCTGAACAATAAAAAAAGGAGGTGTTGGAGCACCCCCTGTATTGAGAAAGGCAAATTTTAATTGAAATGTGAATTCTATTGATTTATTAACCTTTAACAATTCAAAGTTATGAATTTTTTTTCTCCATTAATAGAACAAGTTGACTGGAGAAGTCGATCAAATCCACTTGTTTTTAAAGTCCTACTAACTATGAAGTTAATTTGTATTCTGGTACTGCTGTGTACAGTGGGAGCCAGAGCATCAGGATATGCGCAGGAAGTGAGTCTTTCTATGAAAAATGCAAAAATCGAAAATGTACTTCAGGAGATATCCAAACAAACGAAGTTGCGTTTTTTTTATGATGAAAAATTACTCGAACGCGCAGGCCGCATTAATGTATTTGCTTCTGAATCGGATGTGCGGGTTGTTTTGGGCCGCGCACTAAAAGACCAGAATCTGGCAATTGAGATTCTAGGAGGCACTATTATTATCAAAGAAAGAAAAAAAACAGATAATGAAGTATCCGGAGTAGTCAGTGATTCTACCGGTGTCATGCGCGGAGTCACAGTATCTGTATTGGGTGTTGCAGGACTTTCAACCAAAACAGATGCCAACGGCAGGTACTCCATCCGGGTTCCTGAAAAAGGAATACTTCTATTTCGTTTTATAGGATACAAAGATCAGCAAGTCGTTGTAGGTAGCAAAAGTGAGATTAATGTGCGTATGGAAGCTGAAGAATCCCATCTGGAAGAAGTCATTGTAGTGGGATACGGTACACAGAGAAGAGTTAATCTTTCCGGAGCAGTGGATCAGATTGGTGAAAAGTTCTTAGACAGCCGCCCGATTACCAATGTAGGGACTGGCTTACAGGGGGCTATGGCCAATCTGAATATTACCCCTACAAGCGGGAGTGCAAACAGTTCCCCGCAGATCAATGTGAGAGGATATACTTCGCTTTCAGGAGGAGGTCCGCTGATTGTGATTGATGGGATACCTACTACCAATGACGAACTGAACCGGATGAATCCAATGGATATCGCTAGTGTAACCGTACTCAAAGATGCGGCATCTGCAGCGATTTATGGTAGCCGGGCTGCATTTGGAGTCGTATTGGTCACTACCAAGAATGGAACAAGTACAGATATCAAGATTGCGGCAAACTCGATTTTTGCGGCAAAAGCAATCACCCGTTCGATAGAGGTTGAAGATAATCCCTATGAGGTAATGAAATACCGGAATCTGATGTCTGCACCCTGGTATAATCTATATGATGAGAAAATGCTGGCGTACGGGAAACAGGTAAGTGAAGATCCTTCCTTACCTCGTGTGATCACAGATCCGCAGAATCCGAATGCCTATATCTATCTGGGTTCTACAGACTGGTTTAAGGAAGTGTATAAAGATGCTCAGCCTTCTTATACCAATAACATTAGTATATCGCAGAAAAATGAACGTTCGTCCTATTATATATCCGGCGAATATTTCAGACAGAACGGAATGCTCAGGATAAGTCCTGATACCTATGACCGTTACAATTTCAGAGCCAAGGGAGATTATAAAATAACGGATTGGTTTACATTATCTAATAATACGACTTATACAAATACTAAGTACGATCAGCCGTCTGCAGTAGATCAGGGCTATCTGTACTGGCATAACGTAAATCGTCAGCCATCTCTGGATATGGTCTATAATCCTGACGGAACGTATACACAGACGGGAGTCAATATCATAGGAGCGGTTGC
Proteins encoded in this region:
- a CDS encoding RNA polymerase sigma factor, with the protein product MNTWSDKELFDVIKNNNTQAFSILFDRYSDILFRFILKRTHSVTDTEDILQEVFLSLWNRRAKIEVGDSIYPYLFKAARYEVIDWMVKSEKRIKHFERLEVKAEKDIICPHNSEEKLMAKELAKLLEDEVQKMPVTMRSIFNLSRGEDMCIKDIACQLSISEQTVKNNISLAMSRLKILVK
- a CDS encoding FecR family protein, with the translated sequence MNEDNLNKQAKKLLQKYLNGQCTPEEEQQVMEWFYSFEVEGPAVPEQEDVLKRSKSALLDQIQLQDDRIVSPGFFTWKRMLIAAVALIVMSGVLGIYWKNNSLSVTADLAAVIPDSTGQYKNDIMPGSSYAVITYPNGKRETSADSQADHSLSSSAENGMLSVEVPNAGKYKVILSDGTHVWLNSSSTLTYPATFGSDQRIVKLSGEAYFDVAKDAHRPFRIELNGSVIEVLGTSFNVNAYTEEISTSLVEGKVKIITGQKETFLSPGNEALIKGSHVAVAPADIQKNTAWQRGEFYFDSDNLEEIINQVARWYDVEIVNADSLTVNTTYKGAISREMKLSEVLNILSSATQRRFEIDGRRVIVK